In Nostoc edaphicum CCNP1411, the sequence TGATCTGGGTACTGAGTGACAATATCTAAAGTCTGAGTACCAATAGAACCAGTGGAACCAACAAGAGTAATCGCTTTCACAATTGCTTAAGGATTTACAGACAACTCCCACTATAAATTGCTGGGGACTCTTTAATAACAGCAATCACTATAATCGATACACTGACTCCAAGAGAGGGAGTGGGGAGATGAGGGGGACAAGGGGGACAAGGGAGAGAATCACTAACTAATGACTCTTGACAAATGACAAATGACAAATTTTCATATATCTAGACAAAATTTGTATTTATAAATACTATATTTTTAAAGATAAATTCCGACAAAATTGGCAAAAGTAACCAAGTAGGGAACACTTTTAAGTAATTTTTAATCTGTCGAGTTTGTTAATTATTTTGATGGAGGATTTAATATGCAATATGTTACTCATAAATCGCTGTGTTACAGCCATAAGTAAAAGGATATATAAAGGAGTTTGTTGAAGCACTCAACCTTATGGTCAAAGTTCAGATAGTTATAAAAAAAGCTTTATGGAAAAATGATTTCCTATTTCCAGCAGCAATATGGTTTGCCAGTCGAATATTCATCTGGACTCTTATGTTGCTGGTTGCGCCAAAACTATCGTTACCAGCAGAAGAATTTTTGCCCCGTTTTGGCTGGGGTGTTTTTGATGCCTGGGATAGTATGCATTATCGAGCGATCGCTACTTCTGGCTATGAATTTGTAAATGACGGCAAGCAACACAATCTTGCTTTCTTTCCCCTATTTCCCTTAAGTATCTGGGTTTTGATGAAGTTGGGCTTACCCTTTGAATTAGCAGGCACGTTAGTCAACAACTTGGCATTTTTTGCAGCGCTTTACTGTTTGTACTTTTGGGTTAAGGAGCATTATGACATCAATGCAGCGCAATGGGTGACTGCTGTGGTTTCTTTGTATCCATCGTCTATGTTTACGGGGGTGATTTACACAGAGGGGCTGTATTTGTTTTTGAGTACGGCGACTTTGCGGGCATTTGATCAAAAACAGTATGGCTGGATTGCCCTTTGGGGGGCGATGGCGACAGCAACACGTCCTACAGGTATGGCACTAATTCCAGCATTGGCGATCGCATCGTGGAAAGAACGCCGACCACCCATTGCTTATATAGCTAGTTTTACGACCGCTATTGGCATACTTCTATTCAGTTTGTATTGTGCGATTTATTTTGGCAACCCTCTAGCTTTTATCGAAGCACAAAAGGGATGGCGACCTTCCCTTGGGTTTGATTGGCAGGGTTGGTTAAATATGCTCATGCAAATTGCAGTTGGCAGAAAAAATTGGCAATTTGGTTGGGTTCAAAACTCCTCTGGCGGGATTCAAGACCCCTGGTATCTCTTGTGGTTTGGGGTCATTGTTGCCAGTGGCTATCTTTTATGGCACTTCCGTCAACATTTTCGTTCTGTGAAATTATTCTATGGCTTTTATGCTTTAATCTTATTTTTGTTGATTCTGGCAAGCGAACAGTGGATTAATAACTTGCTCAACCTAACTATGGTCTTAGGTGGTGGCTATGTGTTGTGGCGCTTACGCACGCAACTGACCCCAGTTACAGTTATTTATGGCTTTTGTGGTATTGGTTTGCTGCTAGCCTCTGGAGGCACTATTTCCTTGAGCCGTCTCGCCTATGGTATTGTGCCTTTAAATATAGCCATTGGTGTGCTGCTATCTCGCCATCCTCGCCAGGGATATTTAATACTAGGCGTTTTTGTGACACTACTAGCCAAAATAGCTGTAGGATTTGCCCAAGAGCGCTGGGTTGGTTAGTAGGTAGGCACAATAAAATCTAACAACGTAAAGAAAGATGAACTGGGTCAAAACTCTCTTCCATTCTGCCTTATCCCAACAATAAATTTTCCAAGTCGGTTTGTAGTAAGCTGCTCTAGAACTTGTAAAAGTGCTGGAGCAGTTTACTAAGAATGAATTTCATTAATTTTACATTACATAATCTAGTTTGATTTATTCTTACCTATTTACTTTAGAGGTTTTAATTAATTAGTTGATTCAAGAATATATTAATTCAAATAAAGACAAGGATAAAATAGCCAAATGAAAAAAGTAAGTTTCCCCAAATATTTAACGCCTTATATAACTATTTATAGTGCTTTTATTTTTTGCGCCATTGTGGGGATGCTAATTTTCCCAGATACTTTTTATAAGTTCTTTTGTCCCACTCAGTTACCCCGTAT encodes:
- a CDS encoding mannosyltransferase family protein, with protein sequence MVKVQIVIKKALWKNDFLFPAAIWFASRIFIWTLMLLVAPKLSLPAEEFLPRFGWGVFDAWDSMHYRAIATSGYEFVNDGKQHNLAFFPLFPLSIWVLMKLGLPFELAGTLVNNLAFFAALYCLYFWVKEHYDINAAQWVTAVVSLYPSSMFTGVIYTEGLYLFLSTATLRAFDQKQYGWIALWGAMATATRPTGMALIPALAIASWKERRPPIAYIASFTTAIGILLFSLYCAIYFGNPLAFIEAQKGWRPSLGFDWQGWLNMLMQIAVGRKNWQFGWVQNSSGGIQDPWYLLWFGVIVASGYLLWHFRQHFRSVKLFYGFYALILFLLILASEQWINNLLNLTMVLGGGYVLWRLRTQLTPVTVIYGFCGIGLLLASGGTISLSRLAYGIVPLNIAIGVLLSRHPRQGYLILGVFVTLLAKIAVGFAQERWVG